From one Catharus ustulatus isolate bCatUst1 chromosome 1, bCatUst1.pri.v2, whole genome shotgun sequence genomic stretch:
- the TBRG4 gene encoding FAST kinase domain-containing protein 4, with protein MGTLRDTRGDSAADGGHALGPSRKRRRRRVMTQRLSRHAALTPLPMAAHLVRRCCRRLLLLPAAPAGPALRTCPPRWAEGPQPRPRDNGAEQELRELIQAASSPQDLLQVSRRPALSSNLAALAIARLARLAREQHLDSEGIRGDPRFQQLLGAVHAQISQVWNTPLVQLLRSLPALGLAQGGPQVRSVEQEVLWRLRRLPLRQLVQLAEHLAGQGQDSPLLPEVLRKLELRWTELDGTRTVVTLMAKVGHLSPTLMERLEDKALELAEHFDPEELRRVALALALQQRRCVPLLRALSYHLLQKPAELPLPVITDLLFAYSKLSFQQPQVLHRLALELQPHLGSLSPAQVSRCARSFASLRWLSRPLAEAIAQYCLENAQSLSVTQLCGILVSFARLNFQPSSSEEFFSMVHERLQGQELDMHLLTDVVWSLCVLQQPRAPHLSQVLSPEFHTRLRGDSSPRAQSSWLKLLHINATARLEAPGYQGPFLPPEALGGDRDKDKSRDKDKATPLQRGLREALPGALGGHELVRYDVSTVYGWDIDAEVVLDSDNKALPVRDFSAPHLSHCEGTKPLPPGARRVAVLRWELPQFSSRGRELLGRGSMARRHLRAAGFLLAEVPHYEFLELKLERQRVAYLKDKVAKALASDTAGDTATDTAT; from the exons ATGGGCACTCTGCGGGACACCCGAGGGGACTCCGCCGCCGATGGCGGCCACGCTCTCGGACCCTCACGGAAAAGGCGCCGTCGCCGCGTGATGACGCAGCGA CTGTCCCGGCATGCGGCGCTGACCCCGCTGCCCATGGCCGCGCACCTGGTccgccgctgctgccggcggctgctgctgctgcccgcggccccggcgggcCCTGCCCTGCGCACCTGCCCGCCCCGCTGGGCCGAGGGGCCGCAGCCGCGCCCGCGGGACAACGGCGCCGAGCAGGAGCTGCGGGAGCTGATCCAGGCggccagcagcccccaggacctgctgcaggTCAGCCGGAGGCCGGCCCTGAGCAGCAACCTGGCAGCGCTGGCCATCGCCCGGCTGGCCCGCCTGGCCCGCGAGCAGCACCTGGACAGCGAGGGCATCCGCGGGGACCCGCgcttccagcagctgctgggcgCCGTGCACGCACAG ATCTCTCAGGTGTGGAACACGCCGCTGGTGCAGCTGCTGCGGAGCCTGCCGGCGCTGGGGCTGGCGCAGGGCGGGCCCCAGGTGCGCTCggtggagcaggaggtgctgtggCGGCTGCGGCGCCTGCCCCTGCGGCAGCTGGTGCAGCTGGCCGAGCACCTggcggggcagggccaggacagcCCGCTGCTGCCCGAGGTGCTGCGCAAGCTGGAGCTGCGCTGGACCGAGCTGGACGGCACCCGCACCGTGGTGACGCTCATGGCCAAGGTGGGACACCTGTCCCCCACCCTGATGGAGCGCCTGGAGGACAAG gccctggagctggcagagcactTTGACCCCGAGGAGCTGCGCCGCGTGGCGCTGGCGCTGGCGCTGCAGCAGCGCCGCTGCGTGCCCCTGCTGCGGGCCCTGTCCTACCACCTGCTGCAGAAACCtgctgagctgcccctgcccgTCATCACCGACCTGCTCTTCGCCTACA GTAAGCTGAGCTTCCAGCAGCCGCAGGTGCTGCACCGCctggccctggagctgcagcctcacctgggcaGCCTGAGCCCGGCTCAGGTGTCGCGCTGTGCCCGCTCCTTCGCCAGCCTGCGCTGGCTCAGCCGGCCCCTCGCCGAGGCCATCGCTCAG TACTGCCTGGAGAACGCTCAGAGCCTGTCTGTGACCCAGCTCTGCGGGATCCTCGTGTCCTTCGCCCGCCTCAacttccagcccagctccagcgAGGAGTTCTTCTCCATG GTCCACGAGcggctgcagggccaggagctggacatGCACCTGCTGACAGACGTGGTGTggtccctgtgtgtgctgcagcagccccgggcCCCTCACCTGAGCCaggtgctgtccccagagtTCCACACCCGCCTGCGAG gtgactcCTCCCCACGGGCACAGAGCTCGTGGCTGAAGCTGCTGCACATCAAcgccacagccaggctggaggcCCCGGGCTACCAGGGGCCCTTCCTGCCCCCCGAGGCgctggggggtgacagggacaaggacaagagcagggacaaggacaaggcCACCCCCCTGCagcgggggctgcgggaggcGCTGccgggggctctggggggcCACGAGCTCGTCCGGTACGACGTGAGCACGGTGTACGGCTGGGACATCG ACGCCGAGGTAGTGCTGGACAGCGACAACAAAGCTCTGCCCGTGAGGGACTTCAGTGCCCCCCATTTGTCCCACTGCGAGGGGACAAAGCCACTGCCACCAGGGGCCAGGAG GGTGGCCGTGCTGCGCTGGGAGCTGCCGCAGTTCAGCTCGCGGGGCCGGGAGCTGCTGGGCCGGGGCTCCATGGCCCGCAGGCACCTGCGAGCTGCGGGATTCCTGCTGGCCGag gtgccccACTACGAGTTCCTGGAGCTGAAGCTGGAGCGGCAGCGTGTGGCATACCTGAAGGACAAGGTGGCCAAGGCCCTGGCCAGTGAcacagcaggggacacagccaccgACACGGCCACCTAA